The sequence ACTAAAATAATATTCACTATTTGGATCTCTTTTTACTACAAACTTTGCTCCCCCTCCAGGAAAATTTATTCGATCTTTTTCTTCATCATGATTAAGTGTTTTTCCATCCTCATTTACATACACTAGGCTTGCAGGCTCATCTTCTTCGATAAATCCCTCTCTACCAATACCACCCGAACGTGTTCTCAAATTTGTTCTCAATATATTTACTATTTGGTTCTTTGGATTTACAACAACATTACCTTCTATCCATTGGTAATTTTCCCAAGATTTGATTGAATTTGAAAATTTCCATGAATCTCTTCTAAGTAAATCGGCACTTACACTTGCTGAAAGGACCAAACTTTCCCAGTATCTCCGATCTGGATGGGGGGCATATTCAAACGCCTTCCAGATTCTGTTTTTATGTAACAAGACTGAAGTTGGTGCTGTATGATAACCTTCTTCATCTGTTAAGAGTCCTGTCGTTTCATTTTTTACCTCTGACCAGGTTCTTCCTTCATCAGTTGATTTTCGTATTACGATCTTGCCATTCAATCGTCCTAAATTATTGTCGCAGTGGTCAGTTCCGAGTAGATAGATAACCCCATTAATATTGAATATTTTAGACCAGATCTGATCCTTTATGTTTTTTATGTAGACCCATGTTTCACCCCCGTCATTAGTTTCATAAATGAATGTCTCGGAATAGGAAGAACCTTTGCCGAAATAAGAATGAGATACTAAGTACCTTTCTTTTGCTATTTTAATAATTGAAGGGCATCCCACAAAACTTTTAGTCTGTGCAGGTACATGGTGTATGATGGTCCCTGGTACTTTGTCAAATACTATTGAATAATTCTGTCTTTTCATTTTTTGATCCAATTTAGGTAAGATAATTCTACTATTTTATCATGCCAACCTTATAGAAACAAGAGCTATAGAGTGCTCTCTAAAAAAACTAAGAAAATACAATTATAATATTAACAAATTATTCAAGTGGAAGAATTTCTCTGGGATCAAAAATTTTGATATTATGAAACTTTGCTGTTTTCAGAAATCAATTTCTTATTAAGGCCATACTCTGGTTTCTTCTTTATCTTTGGTGGCTACATAAATTTAAATTCCATTGGCTTTCCTCTCACCTAGATAAGAATATCGTCTGAATTTTCTACTGATTTGACGACCAGAATTGACAACTAGATTCAATCACCTCGCACAAACGTTTTGTAGCCTCTGTACACAACTGCTTTGGTTCTCCAAAAATGCCTTTGAAACTGATGACATGACCCAAACAGGATACCACGGCATCATATCCCTTTACCAAATCAACTATCTGCTCATCCGAAAGGTCAAGCTCACTGGCTTCAACGAGATTGATGTTGGGATGTTCTAAAATTTCAGCAGGGAGTCTGTTGCATGAACGCACAATAATACGAACTTTGTGATCATTGGCCAGCGACTGTTCAACCACCAGTCGTCCTGTTTGTCCAGTTGCACCAGCGACCAAGATGGTTTTCACGA is a genomic window of SAR324 cluster bacterium containing:
- a CDS encoding sialidase family protein, which codes for MKRQNYSIVFDKVPGTIIHHVPAQTKSFVGCPSIIKIAKERYLVSHSYFGKGSSYSETFIYETNDGGETWVYIKNIKDQIWSKIFNINGVIYLLGTDHCDNNLGRLNGKIVIRKSTDEGRTWSEVKNETTGLLTDEEGYHTAPTSVLLHKNRIWKAFEYAPHPDRRYWESLVLSASVSADLLRRDSWKFSNSIKSWENYQWIEGNVVVNPKNQIVNILRTNLRTRSGGIGREGFIEEDEPASLVYVNEDGKTLNHDEEKDRINFPGGGAKFVVKRDPNSEYYFSIINPQDSNSYRNKLALSASKDLIEWKIIKHLLIHEDPHKHAFQYIDFEFDDKDIIFVSRTAFDDNTGGADNAHNANYCTFHRINNFIKYVEENLT
- a CDS encoding SDR family oxidoreductase; this translates as MKTILVAGATGQTGRLVVEQSLANDHKVRIIVRSCNRLPAEILEHPNINLVEASELDLSDEQIVDLVKGYDAVVSCLGHVISFKGIFGEPKQLCTEATKRLCEVIESSCQFWSSNQ